One Pseudomonas sp. FP1742 genomic window carries:
- a CDS encoding alpha/beta fold hydrolase, with protein MIRLTAERTPAGTSYLATGQGQPVVLIHGVGLNKEMWGGQVVGLSTKYRVIAYDMLGHGASPRPEIGTPLLGYADQLLELLDHLQLPQATVIGFSMGGLVARAFALHYPQRLQGLVVLNSVFNRSPEQRAGVIARTAQAAEHGPDANAEAALSRWFSREYQAANPAQIAALRQTLAGNDPQGYLTTYELFATQDMYRAEDLGSIQVPTLVATGELDPGSTPEMAKQLAERIPGATVAVLAEQRHMMPVESPRLVNQLLLEFLDTANARQNQIKGIVA; from the coding sequence ATGATTCGGCTCACCGCTGAACGCACCCCGGCTGGCACCAGTTACCTGGCGACCGGCCAAGGCCAGCCCGTGGTTTTGATCCACGGCGTGGGCCTGAACAAAGAAATGTGGGGCGGCCAGGTTGTTGGCCTGTCCACTAAATACCGTGTGATTGCCTACGACATGCTGGGTCACGGCGCCAGCCCGCGCCCGGAAATCGGCACGCCCCTGCTGGGCTATGCCGACCAGTTACTGGAGTTGCTCGACCATCTGCAATTGCCTCAGGCAACAGTGATCGGTTTTTCCATGGGCGGGCTGGTGGCACGGGCGTTTGCCTTGCATTACCCGCAACGCTTGCAAGGTTTGGTGGTGCTCAATAGCGTGTTCAACCGCAGCCCCGAGCAGCGTGCCGGCGTCATCGCGCGCACCGCTCAAGCGGCCGAGCATGGCCCGGACGCCAACGCCGAAGCCGCGTTGTCGCGCTGGTTCAGCCGTGAATACCAGGCAGCCAACCCGGCACAGATTGCCGCGCTGCGCCAGACCTTGGCGGGCAACGATCCGCAGGGCTACCTGACCACGTATGAGTTGTTCGCCACCCAGGACATGTACCGCGCGGAAGATCTAGGCAGCATTCAGGTGCCGACACTGGTCGCCACCGGCGAACTGGATCCCGGCTCGACACCGGAAATGGCCAAACAACTGGCCGAGCGAATTCCCGGCGCGACCGTTGCCGTGCTCGCCGAGCAGCGGCATATGATGCCCGTAGAATCGCCGCGCCTGGTCAACCAGCTGTTGCTGGAGTTTCTCGACACGGCAAACGCCCGACAAAACCAAATAAAGGGGATCGTTGCATGA